From the genome of Glycine max cultivar Williams 82 chromosome 2, Glycine_max_v4.0, whole genome shotgun sequence, one region includes:
- the LOC100809248 gene encoding uncharacterized protein — protein MGNCLFSSYETTTTTVKVVVHDGRMEEFSYPVKVSYLLQLYPACFICDSDEMGFDDVVTAVHEDEELRPGQLYFALPLSRLKRHLPPQEMAALAVVATSALAKCGSRRKQIVFLSSCDVNTKPGRKVAPEGTVGNNDVARKGRSKIGGRGMGKFTATLSSIPEQG, from the coding sequence ATGGGGAATTGCTTGTTCAGCTCGTACGAAACGACGACGACGACGGTGAAGGTTGTAGTTCACGACGGGAGGATGGAGGAGTTCTCATACCCGGTGAAGGTGTCGTATCTGCTGCAGCTCTATCCGGCGTGTTTCATATGCGACTCCGACGAGATGGGATTCGACGACGTCGTAACGGCGGTTCACGAGGACGAGGAGTTGAGGCCCGGTCAACTCTACTTCGCGCTCCCGTTGAGCCGCCTCAAGCGTCACCTCCCGCCGCAGGAGATGGCCGCTCTCGCCGTCGTCGCCACCTCCGCGCTCGCCAAATGCGGCTCCCGCCGGAAGCAGATTGTGTTTCTCTCCTCCTGCGATGTAAATACGAAGCCTGGCCGGAAAGTTGCGCCGGAAGGTACGGTCGGTAATAATGAcgtggcgaggaaaggaaggaGTAAAATTGGAGGTAGGGGTATGGGCAAGTTCACGGCTACGTTGAGTTCCATACCGGAACAAGGGTAG
- the LOC100306215 gene encoding CASP-like protein ARALYDRAFT_485429-like: MLRACLGLNYYGRMEELPGAFGSSASLALRLGQTVFSTASLLFMCLDVDFYGYTAFCYLVTVMGLVIPWSITLLVVDAYSVFIKCLPLQRRLIMIVFLGDMILSYLSLAAACSTASVTDLLLDADRSYCLPKLCGRYQLSAAMAFLSWFLSSASCLFNFWLFPSL; the protein is encoded by the exons ATGTTACGGGCATGTTTGGGGTTGAATTACTATGGTAGAATGGAGGAGCTGCCAGGGGCGTTTGGAAGCAGCGCCAGTTTGGCTCTCCGTTTGGGCCAAACAGTCTTTTCCACAGCTTCCCTTCTCTTCATGTGCTTGGATGTTGATTTCTATGGCTACACTGCTTTCTG CTATTTGGTAACCGTCATGGGTTTGGTAATTCCCTGGAGCATAACACTGTTGGTTGTAGATGCATACTCTGTCTTTATAAAATGTTTACCCCTCCAACGAAGACTCATAATGATCGTCTTTCTGGGAGACATG ATTTTGTCATATCTCTCATTAGCTGCAGCGTGTTCAACAGCCAGTGTCACAGATCTCCTGCTCGATGCCGATCGATCCTATTGCCTGCCAAAGTTGTGTGGTAGATATCAATTATCTGCTGCTATGGCCTTCTTGTCTTGGTTTCTTTCATCAGCATCCTGTCTGTTTAACTTTTGGCTTTTCCCTTCTTTGTAA
- the LOC100306215 gene encoding CASP-like protein ARALYDRAFT_485429-like isoform X1 has translation MLRACLGLNYYGRMEELPGAFGSSASLALRLGQTVFSTASLLFMCLDVDFYGYTAFCYLVTVMGLVIPWSITLLVVDAYSVFIKCLPLQRRLIMIVFLGDMFFYTPDFVISLISCSVFNSQCHRSPARCRSILLPAKVVW, from the exons ATGTTACGGGCATGTTTGGGGTTGAATTACTATGGTAGAATGGAGGAGCTGCCAGGGGCGTTTGGAAGCAGCGCCAGTTTGGCTCTCCGTTTGGGCCAAACAGTCTTTTCCACAGCTTCCCTTCTCTTCATGTGCTTGGATGTTGATTTCTATGGCTACACTGCTTTCTG CTATTTGGTAACCGTCATGGGTTTGGTAATTCCCTGGAGCATAACACTGTTGGTTGTAGATGCATACTCTGTCTTTATAAAATGTTTACCCCTCCAACGAAGACTCATAATGATCGTCTTTCTGGGAGACATG TTTTTCTACACACCAGATTTTGTCATATCTCTCATTAGCTGCAGCGTGTTCAACAGCCAGTGTCACAGATCTCCTGCTCGATGCCGATCGATCCTATTGCCTGCCAAAGTTGTGTGGTAG